A stretch of the Lolium perenne isolate Kyuss_39 chromosome 3, Kyuss_2.0, whole genome shotgun sequence genome encodes the following:
- the LOC127327057 gene encoding uncharacterized protein, which translates to MPRCKIAMRLIEGARARAATYARRAKGIKKKAGELATLCGVQVALVCTAGDAGVVPLQWESEEGILDRYRAVPPEIRAQHTLRIHLEAELCKERAKLARVQQQGPGSLADVGVALGDMTPAEAGELLEMINATLRGTRKRLEALGLPADGLLEQTAADAVMAPQLGHDGFPCIGGNAGDMDAGFQLQMVPCPGKNNNLGRRPEEFLWDNNSYQMHNAETTQPPFGFQHTGGNYLGGVDSYGQMHAPGYGNTHYVCPELTMCHDQPCNGVLPVGYYYQSPPLCMGMGGHFINATPAPEQSAIVSDTGGEYAMGMGGNFTSVESYPGYWWSGQDFQRGDADTSNSSQAAPSPQFPAPGTRSSSKVFRHP; encoded by the coding sequence ATGCCTCGCTGCAAGATCGCGATGAGGCTCATCGAAGGCGCGCGGGCGCGCGCCGCGACGTACGCGAGGAGGGCCAAGGGGATCAAGAAGAAGGCCGGCGAGCTCGCCACGTTGTGCGGCGTGCAGGTAGCGCTCGTCTGCACCGCGGGTGATGCCGGCGTCGTGCCGCTTCAGTGGGAATCGGAGGAGGGCATTCTGGACAGGTACCGAGCCGTGCCGCCGGAGATCCGCGCGCAGCACACGCTACGGATTCACCTCGAGGCGGAGTTATGCAAGGAAAGGGCCAAGCTCGCCAGGGTGCAGCAGCAGGGCCCCGGTTCGCTCGCGGACGTGGGCGTGGCTCTCGGCGACATGACGCCGGCAGAGGCGGGGGAGCTGCTCGAGATGATCAACGCGACGTTGCGTGGCACGAGGAAGAGGCTAGAGGCACTGGGTTTGCCAGCAGACGGCCTGCTCGAGCAGACTGCGGCGGACGCCGTCATGGCGCCGCAGCTCGGTCATGATGGCTTCCCCTGCATCGGGGGCAACGCCGGGGACATGGACGCCGGCTTCCAGCTGCAGATGGTGCCGTGCCCTGGGAAAAACAACAACCtcggccggcggccggaggaattCTTGTGggacaacaatagctaccaaatGCACAATGCAGAGACGACGCAACCGCCGTTCGGCTTCCAACACACCGGTGGAAACTACTTGGGCGGTGTGGACAGCTATGGCCAGATGCACGCGCCTGGCTACGGCAATACTCATTACGTCTGCCCCGAACTGACCATGTGCCACGACCAGCCGTGCAATGGAGTCTTGCCGGTCGGGTACTACTACCAAAGCCCGCCCCTATGCATGGGCATGGGCGGCCACTTCATCAACGCCACTCCGGCGCCTGAGCAATCTGCTATTGTCTCCGACACCGGCGGAGAGTACGCCATGGGCATGGGCGGCAACTTCACGAGTGTAGAAAGCTACCCTGGGTATTGGTGGTCTGGTCAGGATTTCCAGCGCGGCGATGCCGACACCAGCAACAGCAGCCAGGCAGCTCCATCGCCTCAGTTTCCGGCTCCGGGGACACGCAGTTCCAGCAAAGTCTTTCGTCATCCTTAG